Proteins encoded by one window of Orbaceae bacterium BiB:
- the cutC gene encoding copper homeostasis protein CutC has product MKLEICCYSIEDIKIAFAAGADRIEFCAGRSDGGLTPSYGDLVQLSELKLPIPIHPIIRPRGGDFYYNQTEINTMLKDIELIKELGFSGVVFGALDVLGNIDTQNITRLIKASAGLSMTFHRAFDVCNNPLMVQKQLEDLGFNRLLTSGQKATAIDGIGLIEQLNKQSQSMIIMPGCGVKSNNIQQLLDVGVTECHSSASKTIDSPMQYINQDVSMSHSQNSEFLRYVVDANEVKKMQTIIAHHTAS; this is encoded by the coding sequence ATGAAACTTGAAATTTGTTGCTATAGTATTGAAGATATTAAAATCGCGTTCGCGGCTGGGGCGGATAGAATTGAATTTTGTGCAGGCCGCAGTGACGGTGGTTTAACACCTAGTTATGGCGATTTAGTTCAATTATCTGAGCTTAAACTTCCGATTCCAATTCACCCAATTATAAGACCAAGAGGTGGAGATTTTTATTATAATCAAACTGAAATTAATACAATGCTTAAAGATATTGAATTAATTAAAGAACTTGGTTTTTCTGGTGTTGTTTTCGGGGCATTAGATGTCTTGGGAAATATTGATACCCAAAATATAACTCGTTTGATAAAAGCTTCTGCTGGCCTATCAATGACCTTTCATCGAGCTTTTGATGTTTGTAATAATCCACTTATGGTACAAAAACAGCTTGAAGATTTAGGATTTAATCGCCTATTAACTTCAGGTCAAAAAGCAACCGCTATCGACGGTATTGGGCTTATTGAACAGTTAAATAAACAGAGCCAATCAATGATTATTATGCCTGGCTGCGGAGTTAAGTCGAATAATATTCAACAACTTCTTGATGTCGGTGTAACTGAATGTCATTCATCAGCGAGCAAAACGATTGACTCACCTATGCAATATATCAATCAAGATGTCAGTATGAGCCATTCACAAAATAGTGAATTTTTGCGTTACGTAGTTGATGCCAATGAAGTTAAAAAAATGCAAACAATTATTGCACACCATACGGCATCATAA
- a CDS encoding MFS transporter — MFYDQAFRQKRSVIFAAFLIGTFIVGIAGALQAPTLSRFLSYEVQASPLFVGIFYSINAIASIIGSFWLAKYSDKKGQRRNIVIFCCCMGMLNSVTFAFVRHYFILVMASIFFASLASAAMPQIFALAREYAMKTGRNVVTFNSLIRAQLSLAWVIGPPLSFALAVNYGFSVMYLSATGMYIVAMMVIVLFLPFVKRNPITPEISAEIIENSNDSIIKNRSVIFLFLATIFMWTANIMYLIDMPLYVDSVLHLSDSFPGLLMGIAAGIEIPVMLMAGYLVPYLGKRNLMLIAVAFGALFYIGLIFLPVKLHYYYYKFLMHYLLVLWLILVLSIFRIYYLLVWELPRHYLIMASHVV; from the coding sequence ATGTTTTATGATCAGGCGTTTAGACAGAAAAGATCTGTCATTTTTGCCGCTTTTTTGATTGGCACTTTTATTGTCGGGATAGCCGGTGCTTTACAAGCGCCGACATTAAGCCGATTCTTATCTTATGAAGTTCAAGCCAGTCCGCTTTTTGTTGGCATCTTTTATTCAATCAATGCAATTGCGAGTATCATTGGCAGTTTTTGGTTAGCGAAATATTCAGATAAAAAAGGCCAACGCCGTAATATTGTTATATTTTGTTGCTGTATGGGCATGCTTAATAGTGTGACTTTTGCATTTGTTCGTCACTATTTTATACTCGTCATGGCGAGTATCTTTTTTGCCTCACTTGCTTCTGCTGCTATGCCGCAGATCTTTGCCTTAGCTAGAGAGTATGCAATGAAGACTGGACGAAATGTTGTGACATTTAATTCATTGATTCGCGCTCAATTATCATTAGCTTGGGTAATTGGACCACCATTATCATTTGCACTTGCAGTGAACTACGGTTTTAGCGTGATGTATTTAAGTGCTACTGGAATGTACATTGTCGCTATGATGGTTATTGTACTATTTTTACCGTTTGTTAAACGTAATCCAATCACCCCCGAAATATCTGCTGAGATTATTGAAAATAGTAATGATTCGATTATTAAAAATAGGAGTGTCATTTTTCTATTTTTAGCCACAATTTTTATGTGGACTGCCAATATTATGTATCTGATTGATATGCCATTATATGTTGATAGCGTTCTACATTTATCTGACTCTTTTCCTGGCTTATTAATGGGTATTGCTGCGGGTATTGAGATTCCGGTGATGTTAATGGCTGGCTATTTAGTTCCTTATCTTGGCAAGCGTAATTTAATGTTGATAGCAGTAGCATTTGGTGCGCTGTTTTATATTGGTCTCATTTTTTTACCAGTGAAATTGCATTACTACTATTACAAATTTTTAATGCACTATTTATTGGTATTGTGGCTAATATTGGTATTATCTATTTTCAGGATTTATTACCTACTCGTGTGGGAGTTGCCTCGACACTATTTAATAATGGCGTCACATGTAGTGTAA